In Rhodanobacter humi, the following are encoded in one genomic region:
- a CDS encoding phosphomannomutase/phosphoglucomutase codes for MAMSDANGARRRVQPDWQRLWPLALGTLLLLLGAFCAWQTWLIADEGSAATRVQQARDEAVQKLAQVVAAQRAQVEQAVTALDPATLQGDRAALVAALHSKLPQALKLDVYSGSLGEVLHANFREFGYAKAAQLMAAQTDDGLPPAQSVSHGVGDRRLSLVLPLGSPQQAQAWLWVELPFAPVQQAFEAVSPAGGRLDLRQGDASADMRILSHGSAGAGVEPVAKMVPGSAFSVAAAMPMAFIVLPRTWPLTALLALTGLAAGLYLLWWRLRRRELPIAEQDIDIEEFKLSRQAARQSAPPAPVLAKLASAPASAPATKPAAKVATKVTVDPTIFRAYDIRGVVGKTLNADVARLLGQSIGTVMREQALTEIVVGRDGRLSGPELAGALADGLRAAGVDVIDLGAVPTPVVYFATWHYNTGCGVAVTGSHNPPDYNGFKIVIGGQTLSEGAIQDLYRRIAENALEQGGEGSLRQVDVLPDYLERIVSDVQAEHRLKVVVDCGNGIPGAVAPQVLSGIGCDVVPLYCEVDGTFPNHHPDPSDPHNLEDLILAVKQTGADLGVAFDGDGDRLGVVTKAGEIIFPDRLLMLFARDVLARQPGATIIYDVKCTGHLKGQILEAGGSPMMWRTGHSLIKGKMRETGAELAGEMSGHFFFKERWYGFDDGIYAGARLLEILAGDLEERTPEEIFATLPKGVSTPELKIELAEGEHYRFMEMFRARANFGDATLITIDGVRADWPDGWGLVRASNTTPVLVLRFDADNPTALARIQQVFREQLLAVDPALKLPF; via the coding sequence ATGGCGATGAGTGACGCAAATGGAGCACGCCGGCGCGTGCAGCCGGACTGGCAACGGTTGTGGCCGCTGGCGCTGGGCACGCTGCTGCTGCTGCTCGGCGCGTTCTGCGCCTGGCAGACCTGGCTGATTGCGGACGAGGGCAGCGCGGCCACGCGCGTGCAGCAGGCGCGCGACGAGGCGGTGCAGAAGCTGGCGCAGGTGGTCGCCGCGCAACGCGCCCAAGTGGAGCAGGCGGTGACCGCGCTGGATCCGGCCACGCTGCAGGGCGATCGCGCCGCGCTGGTGGCGGCGCTGCATTCGAAGTTGCCGCAGGCGCTGAAGCTGGACGTCTACAGCGGCAGTCTCGGCGAGGTGTTGCACGCGAATTTCCGCGAGTTCGGCTACGCCAAGGCCGCGCAGCTGATGGCCGCGCAGACCGACGACGGCCTGCCGCCGGCGCAGAGCGTGTCGCACGGCGTGGGCGACCGCCGGTTGAGCCTGGTGCTGCCGCTGGGCTCGCCGCAACAGGCACAGGCCTGGCTGTGGGTGGAGCTGCCGTTTGCGCCGGTGCAGCAGGCTTTCGAGGCGGTGTCGCCCGCGGGCGGTCGGCTGGACCTGCGCCAGGGCGACGCCAGCGCCGACATGCGCATCCTTTCGCACGGCAGCGCCGGTGCCGGAGTGGAGCCGGTCGCGAAGATGGTGCCGGGCAGCGCGTTCAGCGTGGCCGCGGCCATGCCGATGGCCTTCATCGTGCTGCCGCGCACGTGGCCGCTGACCGCGCTGCTGGCGCTGACCGGGCTCGCCGCGGGGCTGTACCTGTTGTGGTGGCGGTTGCGGCGGCGCGAGCTGCCGATCGCCGAGCAAGACATCGACATCGAGGAGTTCAAGTTGTCCCGGCAAGCCGCCCGCCAGTCCGCGCCGCCCGCGCCGGTGCTCGCCAAGCTCGCGTCCGCGCCGGCGTCTGCCCCCGCGACGAAGCCCGCAGCGAAGGTCGCGACGAAGGTCACGGTCGACCCGACGATCTTCCGCGCCTACGACATCCGCGGCGTGGTGGGCAAGACACTGAACGCCGATGTGGCGCGCCTGCTCGGCCAGTCGATCGGCACGGTGATGCGCGAACAGGCGCTCACCGAGATCGTGGTGGGCCGCGACGGCCGCCTGTCCGGCCCGGAACTGGCCGGCGCGCTGGCCGATGGCCTGCGCGCGGCCGGCGTCGACGTGATCGATCTGGGCGCCGTGCCCACGCCGGTGGTGTATTTCGCCACCTGGCACTACAACACCGGCTGCGGCGTGGCGGTGACCGGCAGCCACAACCCGCCCGACTACAACGGCTTCAAGATCGTGATCGGCGGCCAGACCCTGTCCGAGGGCGCGATCCAGGACCTGTACCGACGCATCGCCGAGAACGCGCTGGAGCAGGGCGGCGAAGGCAGCCTGCGCCAGGTCGACGTGCTGCCGGACTATCTGGAGCGCATCGTCTCCGACGTGCAGGCCGAGCATCGGCTCAAGGTGGTGGTGGATTGCGGCAACGGCATTCCCGGCGCGGTGGCGCCGCAGGTGCTCAGCGGCATCGGCTGCGACGTGGTGCCGCTGTACTGCGAGGTGGACGGCACGTTCCCCAACCACCATCCCGATCCTTCCGATCCGCACAACCTGGAAGACCTGATCCTCGCGGTGAAGCAGACCGGCGCCGACCTCGGCGTGGCCTTCGACGGCGACGGCGATCGCTTGGGCGTGGTGACGAAGGCCGGCGAGATCATCTTCCCGGACCGCCTGCTGATGCTGTTCGCGCGCGACGTGCTGGCGCGCCAGCCGGGCGCCACCATCATCTACGACGTGAAGTGCACCGGGCACCTCAAGGGCCAGATCCTCGAGGCCGGCGGCAGCCCGATGATGTGGCGCACCGGCCACTCGCTGATCAAGGGCAAGATGCGCGAGACCGGCGCGGAGCTGGCCGGCGAGATGAGCGGCCACTTCTTCTTCAAGGAGCGCTGGTACGGCTTCGACGACGGCATCTATGCCGGCGCGCGGCTGCTGGAGATCCTCGCCGGCGACCTGGAGGAGCGCACGCCGGAGGAGATCTTCGCCACCCTGCCCAAAGGCGTCTCCACGCCGGAGCTGAAGATCGAGCTGGCCGAGGGCGAGCACTACCGCTTCATGGAGATGTTCCGCGCCCGGGCGAATTTCGGCGATGCCACCTTGATCACCATCGACGGCGTGCGCGCCGACTGGCCGGACGGCTGGGGCCTGGTGCGTGCGTCGAACACCACGCCGGTGCTGGTGCTGCGCTTTGATGCGGACAACCCGACTGCGCTCGCACGCATCCAGCAGGTGTTCCGCGAACAACTGCTCGCCGTCGATCCCGCGCTGAAGCTCCCGTTCTGA
- a CDS encoding DUF4124 domain-containing protein — MHKPLHVLTIIALLASTTVCAQQADHNGMRYKWVDGKGLPHFSDSLSQDAIKYGYDVVNDQGMVVQRVQRQLSPEERAAAQKQAAQQAAAQRAAQDRARADEQMLSAYPDEAAYKAALQQALANMDQQIHTSRLNLRSQEQALTELLGRGAEFEHNKQSLPKSLQDGIAKQRGVVSDLQALLQRQQALREQAAQAQTQQLAHYRALQAEQDEQP, encoded by the coding sequence ATGCACAAGCCGCTACACGTCCTGACCATCATCGCGCTGCTCGCCAGCACCACCGTCTGCGCCCAGCAGGCCGACCACAACGGCATGCGCTACAAGTGGGTGGACGGCAAGGGCCTGCCGCATTTCAGCGACAGCCTCAGCCAGGACGCGATCAAGTACGGCTACGACGTGGTCAACGACCAGGGCATGGTGGTGCAGCGCGTGCAGCGCCAGCTCAGCCCCGAGGAACGCGCCGCCGCACAGAAGCAGGCCGCACAGCAGGCCGCCGCCCAGCGCGCCGCCCAGGACCGTGCCCGCGCCGACGAGCAGATGCTGTCCGCCTACCCCGACGAGGCCGCGTACAAGGCCGCGTTGCAGCAGGCGCTGGCGAACATGGACCAGCAGATCCACACCAGCCGGCTCAACCTGCGCAGCCAGGAGCAGGCGCTGACCGAACTGCTCGGTCGCGGCGCCGAGTTCGAGCACAACAAGCAGTCGCTGCCGAAGTCCCTGCAGGACGGCATCGCCAAGCAGCGCGGCGTGGTGAGCGACCTGCAGGCACTGCTGCAGCGCCAGCAGGCGCTGCGCGAGCAGGCCGCGCAGGCGCAGACGCAGCAGCTGGCGCACTACCGCGCCCTGCAGGCCGAGCAGGACGAGCAGCCCTGA
- the pyrE gene encoding orotate phosphoribosyltransferase, with translation MHDYQRDFIELTLQREVLRFGEFTLKSGRQSPYFFNMGRIDSGAALGRLGRAYAAAVANAGIAVDMLFGPAYKGIALAAATAIALAEQHGRDLPWAYNRKEAKDHGEGGVLVGAPLKGRVLIVDDVMTAGTAVRESLALIRAHGAEPAGVLIALDRQERGQGELSAAQEVARDYGIPVIAITSLADVLAYAGERPELAAEHARLVAYRGHYGVAG, from the coding sequence ATGCACGACTACCAGCGCGACTTCATCGAGCTCACCTTGCAGCGCGAAGTGCTGCGCTTCGGCGAATTCACGCTGAAGTCCGGGCGGCAGAGCCCGTATTTCTTCAACATGGGACGCATCGATTCCGGCGCCGCGCTGGGCCGGCTGGGCCGCGCCTACGCCGCCGCGGTGGCGAACGCGGGAATTGCGGTCGACATGCTGTTCGGTCCCGCCTACAAGGGCATCGCGCTGGCCGCCGCCACCGCGATCGCGCTGGCCGAGCAGCACGGCCGCGACCTGCCTTGGGCCTACAACCGCAAGGAGGCCAAGGACCATGGCGAAGGCGGCGTGCTGGTGGGCGCGCCGCTCAAGGGCCGCGTGCTGATCGTGGACGACGTGATGACTGCCGGCACCGCGGTGCGCGAGTCGCTGGCGCTGATTCGCGCCCACGGCGCGGAACCGGCCGGCGTGCTGATCGCGCTGGACCGGCAGGAACGCGGCCAGGGCGAACTCTCCGCCGCGCAGGAAGTCGCGCGCGACTACGGCATTCCGGTGATCGCGATCACCAGCCTCGCCGACGTGCTGGCGTACGCGGGCGAACGCCCGGAGCTGGCCGCCGAGCACGCGCGACTCGTCGCCTACCGCGGGCACTACGGGGTCGCTGGCTGA
- a CDS encoding GNAT family N-acetyltransferase yields the protein MAASPDLHVCPVTSALREAVLRLRARPGQDGFVSPPARTLADAEQCAGSEPMAILLGVTPIGYYRIEHSARGLTGLVDDADALGLRSFQLDASWQGRGLAMRAMEALLSDLAQRHPQARRLLLTVNCDNAAALALYRRAGFADSGTLYHGGRSGPQHLLWRALP from the coding sequence ATGGCCGCGTCGCCCGACCTCCACGTCTGCCCTGTCACGTCCGCCTTGCGCGAAGCCGTGCTGCGGCTGCGCGCGCGACCGGGGCAGGACGGCTTCGTCAGTCCGCCCGCGCGCACCTTGGCCGACGCCGAGCAATGCGCCGGCAGCGAGCCGATGGCGATCCTGCTCGGTGTCACGCCGATCGGCTACTACCGCATCGAGCACAGCGCACGCGGCCTCACCGGCCTCGTTGATGATGCCGACGCGCTGGGCCTGCGCTCGTTCCAGCTCGATGCGTCCTGGCAGGGGCGCGGCCTCGCCATGCGCGCGATGGAGGCGCTGCTGTCCGACCTCGCGCAACGCCATCCGCAGGCGCGCCGGCTCCTGCTCACGGTGAATTGCGACAACGCCGCCGCGCTGGCGCTGTACCGGCGCGCGGGCTTTGCGGACAGCGGCACGCTGTACCATGGCGGCCGCTCCGGGCCGCAACATCTGTTGTGGCGCGCGCTTCCGTGA
- a CDS encoding exodeoxyribonuclease III produces MRIISLNANGIRSAATKGVFEWLRQQKADVVCLQETKAQEDQLGDPMFRPDGHHCFYRDASSKKGYSGVAIYAKREPDAVRTALGWDAFDNEGRYVEARFGKLSVVSLYVPSGTSGDERQQFKFKAMDWLAPMLDEWLHSGRDYVLCGDWNIVRSEKDIRNWKSNQKNSGCLPEERSWLNGLVERGWVDSYRTLHPEGEDYTWWSNRGNARANDVGWRIDYQFVTPALGQRLKRCAIYRDERFSDHAPYTVDYAD; encoded by the coding sequence ATGCGCATCATCAGCCTGAACGCCAACGGCATCCGCTCGGCCGCGACCAAGGGCGTGTTCGAGTGGCTGCGCCAGCAAAAGGCCGACGTGGTCTGCCTGCAGGAAACCAAAGCGCAGGAGGACCAGCTCGGCGACCCGATGTTCCGTCCCGACGGCCACCACTGCTTCTACCGCGACGCCAGCAGCAAGAAGGGTTATTCCGGCGTGGCGATCTACGCGAAGCGTGAGCCCGACGCGGTGCGCACCGCGCTGGGCTGGGACGCATTCGACAACGAAGGCCGCTACGTCGAGGCGCGCTTCGGCAAGCTCAGCGTGGTGTCGCTGTACGTGCCGTCGGGCACTTCCGGCGACGAACGCCAGCAGTTCAAGTTCAAGGCGATGGACTGGCTCGCGCCGATGCTCGACGAGTGGCTGCACAGCGGCCGCGACTACGTGCTGTGCGGCGACTGGAACATCGTGCGCAGCGAGAAGGACATCAGGAACTGGAAGTCCAACCAGAAGAATTCCGGTTGCCTGCCGGAGGAACGCAGCTGGCTCAACGGCCTGGTCGAGCGCGGCTGGGTGGACAGTTACCGCACATTGCACCCCGAGGGCGAGGACTACACGTGGTGGTCGAACCGCGGCAACGCCCGCGCGAACGACGTGGGCTGGCGCATCGACTACCAGTTCGTCACGCCCGCGCTGGGCCAGCGCCTGAAGCGCTGCGCGATCTACCGCGACGAGCGTTTCTCCGACCACGCGCCGTACACCGTCGACTATGCCGACTGA
- a CDS encoding AmpG family muropeptide MFS transporter, which translates to MPTEGAAAAPGQRWRILSVGLLGFASGLPLALTNPTLQAWFTTAGLSLRDIGWVTLTGTAYVFKFLWAPLLDRFQLPWLGRRRGWIAFMQAICGAALIAMSFHTPQKTAVMLVFLAVLVAFSSATQDIAYDAHRTDLLRPEERGWGIAFMQGGYRAAMLVSGALSLILADHLGWAWVYRLMGALMLAAILVTVTSPEAPDEQPTRSFAEAVVQPFMDFFGRYGVLALAWLALMVLYKLCDAFALSLSTTFLLRVPQFSLTQLGAINKTFGLAAGLLGALAGGWVVTRMRLFPALLVLGVLQALVNLGYIWLVHSGPNLLALAIVVGAENFFSGLGSTAFVVLVTALCNVRYSATQYALLSSLSAVGRVFLGPLAAWLVPQVGWSNFFAITALSALPGLLLILVLRRAIDRAELARPH; encoded by the coding sequence ATGCCGACTGAGGGCGCGGCCGCCGCGCCGGGACAGCGCTGGCGCATTCTCAGCGTTGGCCTGCTGGGCTTCGCCTCCGGTCTGCCGCTGGCGCTGACCAACCCGACCTTGCAGGCGTGGTTCACCACGGCCGGCCTGAGCCTCAGGGACATCGGCTGGGTCACGCTGACTGGCACGGCCTACGTGTTCAAGTTTCTTTGGGCGCCACTGCTCGATCGCTTCCAACTGCCCTGGCTCGGACGTCGTCGTGGGTGGATCGCCTTCATGCAGGCGATCTGCGGCGCCGCATTGATCGCGATGAGTTTCCACACGCCGCAGAAGACGGCAGTGATGCTGGTATTCCTCGCCGTGCTGGTGGCTTTCTCGTCCGCCACCCAGGACATTGCCTACGACGCACATCGCACCGATCTGCTGCGGCCGGAGGAGCGCGGCTGGGGTATCGCCTTCATGCAGGGCGGCTATCGCGCCGCGATGCTGGTGTCCGGCGCGCTGTCGCTGATCCTCGCCGATCACCTGGGCTGGGCCTGGGTGTACCGGCTGATGGGTGCGCTGATGCTGGCGGCGATCCTGGTCACCGTCACTTCACCGGAAGCACCGGACGAACAGCCCACGCGCAGCTTCGCGGAGGCGGTGGTGCAGCCGTTCATGGACTTCTTCGGGCGCTATGGCGTGCTGGCGCTGGCGTGGCTGGCGCTGATGGTGCTGTACAAGCTGTGCGATGCGTTCGCGCTGTCGCTGTCCACCACCTTCCTGCTGCGCGTGCCGCAGTTCTCGCTGACCCAGCTGGGCGCGATCAACAAGACCTTCGGCCTCGCCGCCGGCCTGCTCGGCGCACTGGCTGGCGGCTGGGTGGTGACGCGGATGCGGCTGTTCCCGGCCTTGCTGGTGCTGGGCGTGCTGCAGGCGCTGGTGAACCTGGGCTACATCTGGCTGGTGCACAGCGGTCCGAATCTGCTGGCGCTGGCCATCGTGGTGGGCGCGGAGAACTTCTTCAGCGGCCTCGGCAGCACCGCCTTCGTGGTGCTGGTGACGGCGCTGTGCAACGTGCGCTACTCGGCCACCCAATACGCGCTGCTGTCCTCGCTGTCGGCGGTGGGACGGGTGTTCCTGGGGCCGCTGGCGGCGTGGCTGGTGCCGCAGGTGGGCTGGTCGAACTTCTTCGCGATCACCGCGCTGTCGGCGCTGCCCGGTCTGCTGCTGATTCTCGTGCTGCGCCGCGCGATCGATCGCGCCGAGCTGGCGCGGCCGCACTGA
- a CDS encoding anhydro-N-acetylmuramic acid kinase, with protein MSEAPSLYLGLISGTSADGIDAALVSFEQERPRLLAARTHPWPTALRAEILAVAQGETALDLDAFGRLDVALGQSFADAALALLHDSGTPAAAVHAIGSHGQTVRHRPAGAHPFTLQLGDPATIAERCGITVVADFRRADVAAGGQGAPLLPAVHAMLLAAPGRTRVVLNLGGIANITVLGADGSVTGFDTGPANGLLDAWCLRHRGEAFDRDGAFAASGRTDELLLDALLADPYFALAPPKSTGREHFHLDWLAGQPRVATLTPADVQATLLELSARSVAAAIARHAPDAIDVLACGGGVHNGALMRRLAELLTPRPLSSTAALGVDPDFLEATAFAWLARQRLLGRPGNLPAVTGARGPRQLGAIHPAPR; from the coding sequence GTGAGTGAGGCCCCGTCGCTCTACCTCGGCCTGATCTCCGGCACCAGCGCCGACGGCATCGATGCCGCGCTGGTGTCGTTCGAGCAGGAGCGCCCGCGCCTGCTGGCCGCACGCACGCATCCCTGGCCAACCGCGCTGCGCGCCGAGATTCTCGCGGTGGCGCAGGGCGAAACCGCGCTGGATCTCGATGCATTCGGACGGCTGGATGTGGCGCTGGGCCAGAGTTTCGCCGACGCCGCGCTGGCGCTGCTGCACGACAGCGGCACGCCCGCCGCGGCGGTACACGCCATCGGCTCGCACGGCCAGACCGTGCGCCATCGCCCCGCGGGCGCGCATCCCTTCACCCTGCAGCTGGGCGATCCGGCCACGATCGCCGAACGCTGCGGCATCACCGTGGTGGCGGACTTCCGCCGCGCCGACGTGGCTGCCGGCGGCCAGGGTGCGCCGCTGCTGCCGGCCGTGCACGCGATGCTGCTGGCCGCGCCGGGTCGCACGCGCGTGGTGCTCAACCTCGGCGGCATCGCGAACATCACCGTGCTCGGCGCCGACGGCAGCGTGACCGGCTTCGACACCGGCCCCGCGAACGGCTTGCTGGATGCGTGGTGCCTGCGCCATCGCGGCGAAGCGTTCGACCGCGACGGCGCATTCGCCGCCAGCGGCCGGACCGACGAACTCCTGCTCGATGCGCTGCTGGCCGATCCCTATTTCGCGCTGGCGCCACCCAAGAGCACCGGCCGCGAGCACTTCCATCTCGACTGGCTGGCCGGACAGCCGCGCGTGGCCACGCTGACACCGGCCGACGTGCAGGCCACCCTGCTGGAACTCAGCGCGCGCAGCGTGGCCGCGGCGATCGCACGCCACGCGCCGGATGCGATCGACGTGCTGGCCTGCGGTGGCGGCGTGCACAACGGCGCGCTGATGCGCCGGCTCGCCGAACTGCTCACGCCGCGCCCGCTGTCGAGCACGGCAGCGCTCGGTGTCGACCCGGATTTCCTCGAAGCCACCGCGTTTGCGTGGCTGGCCCGGCAGCGCCTGCTCGGTCGGCCCGGCAACCTGCCCGCGGTCACCGGCGCGCGTGGGCCACGCCAGCTCGGCGCGATCCATCCCGCGCCACGCTGA
- a CDS encoding OapA family protein translates to MGEEIRGARHARKQAICRKAQRRHVSFYERCAHWSFDRSASTTPIHWHRERWVLAGTALMVTLLSGFIMPAWATAMKPASTVEAHTLLPLALPKLPTVDPAVSTVDDWQVVRVQPGQTLSDIFGGRGLSLTDLQKVMDAAGDAKSALHNIHPGEEFDFLLGPGGSLRGIRFDKDQANRAIVRLDGPQPTLTLQARDMDVREEVAHGVIRSSLYAAGDQAGLSAAMVGKLADLFKYDIDFVQDLREGDSFTVIYDDIYRDGARYGEGDIVAAEFVNQGKRYTAYRFRKADGNYGWFSEDGRPLQKSFLRIPVDFTRISSTFSAARMHPILGRMRAHKGVDYAAPTGTPIHAAGDGVIKYHGWENGYGNFVLIQHNKDISTAYGHMSRFAPGLRVGSRVKQGQVIGYVGMTGLATGPHLHYEFRVDGVQRNPQTVTLPKPEPLPAAQMAKFKATVVKPELARLEQIDQRIKLARANTPNSDH, encoded by the coding sequence ATGGGTGAGGAAATTCGGGGGGCGCGCCACGCACGCAAGCAGGCCATCTGCCGCAAGGCGCAGCGTCGGCACGTCAGCTTCTACGAGCGCTGCGCGCACTGGTCGTTCGATCGTTCGGCATCCACCACGCCGATCCACTGGCACCGCGAACGCTGGGTGCTGGCTGGCACTGCGCTGATGGTGACCCTGCTTTCCGGCTTCATCATGCCGGCCTGGGCCACCGCGATGAAACCCGCGTCCACGGTCGAGGCGCACACCCTGCTGCCGCTGGCCTTGCCGAAACTGCCCACGGTCGATCCGGCGGTTTCCACCGTGGACGACTGGCAGGTGGTGCGGGTGCAACCCGGCCAGACCCTGTCCGACATCTTCGGCGGCCGCGGGCTCAGCCTGACCGATCTGCAGAAGGTGATGGATGCCGCCGGCGACGCGAAATCCGCGCTGCACAACATCCATCCCGGCGAGGAGTTCGACTTCCTGCTCGGCCCCGGCGGCAGCCTGCGCGGCATCCGCTTCGACAAGGACCAGGCCAACCGCGCGATCGTGCGCCTCGACGGCCCGCAGCCCACGCTGACCCTGCAGGCGCGCGACATGGACGTGCGCGAGGAAGTGGCGCACGGCGTGATCCGCAGCAGCCTCTACGCCGCCGGCGACCAGGCCGGGCTCAGCGCGGCGATGGTGGGCAAGCTCGCCGACCTGTTCAAGTACGACATCGACTTCGTGCAGGACCTGCGCGAAGGCGACAGCTTCACCGTGATCTACGACGACATCTACCGCGACGGCGCGCGCTACGGCGAAGGCGACATCGTGGCCGCCGAGTTCGTCAACCAGGGCAAGCGCTACACCGCCTACCGCTTCAGGAAGGCCGACGGCAACTACGGCTGGTTCAGCGAGGACGGCCGGCCGCTGCAGAAGTCCTTCCTGCGCATCCCGGTGGACTTCACCCGCATCTCCTCCACCTTCAGCGCGGCGCGCATGCACCCGATCCTGGGCCGCATGCGCGCACACAAGGGCGTGGACTACGCCGCGCCGACGGGTACGCCGATCCATGCCGCCGGCGACGGCGTGATCAAGTACCACGGCTGGGAGAACGGCTACGGCAACTTCGTGTTGATCCAGCACAACAAGGACATCAGCACCGCGTACGGCCACATGTCGCGCTTCGCGCCGGGCCTGCGCGTGGGTTCCCGCGTGAAGCAGGGCCAGGTGATCGGCTACGTCGGCATGACCGGGCTCGCCACCGGCCCGCACCTGCATTACGAATTCCGCGTGGACGGCGTGCAGCGCAACCCGCAGACGGTGACCCTGCCCAAGCCCGAGCCGCTGCCCGCGGCCCAGATGGCGAAGTTCAAGGCCACCGTGGTGAAGCCCGAACTGGCGCGGCTGGAACAGATCGACCAGCGCATCAAGCTGGCCCGCGCCAACACGCCGAACAGCGACCACTGA
- the tyrS gene encoding tyrosine--tRNA ligase, producing MNEPEQALAAIARGADEIIKREDLLERLKSGRPLRIKAGFDPTAPDLHLGHTVLLNKMRQFQDLGHQVIFLIGDFTGMIGDPTGKNVTRKPLTREDVLKNAETYAAQVYKVLDREKTELRFNSEWFGQMGAADMIKLAAQHTVARMLERDDFAKRYAAQQPIAIHEFLYPLVQGYDSVALKCDVELGGTDQKFNLLMGRGLQEHFGQKPQIVLTMPLLEGLDGVNKMSKSLGNYIGIDEPAIDIVTKTLKIDDALMWRWFELLSFDVSLDELARMRREVESGALNPRDAKLRLARELATRFHDAAAAEQAIAGWHAVVRGEGDTSLLPLSEIAAPAEGLRLPALLTAAGLTASNSEANRKLKERAVRIDAEVVEDAQRVFAAGFEGVLQVGKRNFARVRLTGGRASCEAS from the coding sequence ATGAACGAACCCGAGCAGGCGCTGGCCGCGATCGCGCGCGGCGCCGACGAAATCATCAAGCGCGAGGATCTGCTGGAACGGCTGAAGAGCGGTCGTCCGCTGCGCATCAAGGCCGGCTTCGACCCCACCGCGCCGGATCTGCATCTTGGCCACACCGTGTTGCTCAACAAGATGCGCCAGTTCCAGGATCTGGGGCACCAGGTGATCTTCCTGATCGGCGACTTCACCGGCATGATCGGTGATCCCACCGGCAAGAACGTCACGCGCAAGCCGCTCACCCGCGAGGATGTGCTGAAGAACGCCGAGACCTATGCCGCGCAGGTCTACAAGGTGCTCGACCGCGAGAAGACCGAACTGCGCTTCAATTCCGAGTGGTTCGGCCAGATGGGTGCGGCCGACATGATCAAGCTCGCCGCGCAGCACACCGTTGCACGCATGCTGGAACGCGACGACTTCGCCAAGCGCTACGCCGCGCAGCAGCCGATCGCGATCCACGAATTCCTCTATCCGCTGGTGCAGGGCTACGACTCGGTGGCGCTGAAGTGCGACGTCGAGCTCGGTGGCACCGACCAGAAGTTCAACCTGCTGATGGGGCGTGGCTTGCAGGAGCACTTCGGCCAGAAGCCGCAGATCGTGCTCACCATGCCGCTGCTCGAAGGCCTGGACGGCGTCAACAAGATGTCCAAGTCGCTGGGCAACTACATTGGCATCGACGAGCCGGCGATCGACATCGTCACCAAGACCCTGAAGATCGACGACGCGCTGATGTGGCGCTGGTTCGAGCTGCTCAGCTTCGACGTCTCGCTGGACGAACTGGCGCGGATGAGGCGCGAGGTGGAAAGCGGGGCGCTGAATCCGCGCGACGCCAAGCTGCGCCTGGCGCGCGAGCTGGCCACGCGCTTCCACGATGCGGCGGCGGCCGAGCAGGCCATCGCCGGTTGGCATGCGGTGGTGCGCGGCGAAGGTGACACCTCGCTGCTACCGCTCAGCGAGATCGCGGCGCCCGCCGAGGGCCTGCGCCTGCCCGCGTTGCTCACCGCGGCAGGACTCACCGCCAGCAACTCCGAGGCGAACCGCAAGCTCAAGGAGCGCGCGGTGCGCATCGATGCGGAAGTGGTGGAGGACGCGCAGCGCGTGTTCGCTGCCGGCTTCGAAGGCGTGCTGCAGGTGGGCAAGCGCAACTTCGCCCGGGTGCGACTGACCGGCGGTCGAGCGTCATGCGAGGCTTCGTGA
- a CDS encoding rhomboid family intramembrane serine protease gives MFVHVETRRRRQWQWATLLIVIVCVLCFVRLALMPLPQRLAMLQEWGTVPASIFNAHESLWPQLTDPSLLRLFTALFIHVTWLHLLSNLLFLVIFGLPGERALGSLRFLLLFVIGGIVANLIGALSLAGVRLPIIGCSGAVSAVVGTYVALFPRARLGLVLPLGLYLEFVRVPAFLLIGIWVLLQLLFSYAGPSYGAYVWWAHIGGFVFGLVFALFSRDAIARRLRH, from the coding sequence TTGTTCGTACATGTCGAGACACGCCGGCGCCGGCAATGGCAATGGGCCACACTGCTCATCGTCATCGTTTGCGTGCTCTGCTTCGTACGCCTGGCCTTGATGCCCTTGCCGCAGCGACTCGCGATGCTGCAGGAATGGGGCACGGTGCCGGCCAGCATCTTCAATGCGCACGAATCGCTGTGGCCGCAACTGACCGACCCCTCGCTGCTGCGCCTGTTCACCGCGCTGTTCATCCACGTCACCTGGCTGCACCTGCTCAGCAACCTGCTGTTCCTGGTGATCTTCGGCTTGCCGGGCGAACGCGCGCTGGGTTCGCTGCGCTTTCTGCTGCTGTTCGTGATTGGTGGCATCGTGGCGAACCTGATCGGCGCGCTGTCGCTCGCTGGCGTGCGCTTGCCGATCATCGGCTGCAGTGGCGCTGTGTCGGCGGTGGTCGGCACCTACGTGGCGCTGTTTCCGCGTGCGCGCCTGGGTCTGGTGCTGCCGCTGGGCCTGTATCTGGAATTCGTGCGGGTGCCGGCCTTCCTGCTGATCGGCATCTGGGTGCTGCTGCAGCTGCTCTTCAGCTACGCCGGCCCCAGTTACGGCGCCTACGTGTGGTGGGCGCACATCGGTGGCTTCGTGTTCGGCCTGGTGTTCGCGTTGTTCTCGCGCGATGCGATCGCGCGGCGCCTGCGCCATTGA